The proteins below come from a single Crossiella sp. CA-258035 genomic window:
- a CDS encoding TIGR02569 family protein, producing the protein MTATPEPPPAHVRAAFGARTAEPELVGSGPAWLCGDAVIRPAMNPSEAAWVAQTLDSLDVENLRLARPLRSSDGRWVVSGWSATRHLAGQPEPRHDEVVSVSLRLHNATAELPKPRFLEERRDIYAMADRMAWGEDGVPLAPDKGGRLFGALAGSRRTIKLAPQVVHGDLFGNVLFAGNAPPGIMDFSPYWRPAEWAAGVVVVDALAWGGADNGLPQRWSHLIDWPQVLLRALLFRLAVHALHPRSTAQSLTGLDRAANVLLDLI; encoded by the coding sequence GTGACAGCCACCCCGGAACCGCCGCCCGCCCACGTGCGCGCGGCTTTCGGCGCCCGCACCGCGGAGCCTGAGCTGGTCGGCTCCGGCCCGGCCTGGCTGTGCGGTGACGCGGTGATCCGCCCGGCCATGAACCCCTCCGAGGCCGCCTGGGTCGCGCAGACCCTGGACAGCCTCGACGTGGAGAACCTGCGCCTGGCCAGGCCGTTGCGCTCCAGCGACGGGCGCTGGGTGGTCTCCGGCTGGTCGGCCACCCGCCACCTCGCCGGGCAGCCCGAACCCCGGCACGACGAGGTCGTCTCGGTCTCGCTGCGCCTGCACAACGCCACCGCCGAGCTGCCCAAGCCGCGTTTCCTGGAGGAGCGCAGGGACATCTACGCGATGGCCGACCGGATGGCCTGGGGCGAGGACGGCGTGCCGCTGGCCCCGGACAAGGGCGGCAGGCTCTTCGGCGCGCTGGCCGGGTCCCGGCGGACGATCAAGCTGGCGCCGCAGGTGGTGCACGGCGACCTGTTCGGCAACGTGCTCTTCGCCGGGAACGCGCCGCCGGGGATCATGGACTTCAGCCCGTACTGGCGGCCGGCCGAGTGGGCCGCCGGGGTGGTCGTGGTGGACGCGCTGGCCTGGGGCGGGGCGGACAACGGCCTGCCGCAGCGCTGGTCGCACCTGATCGACTGGCCGCAGGTGCTGCTGCGCGCGCTGCTGTTCCGGCTGGCCGTGCACGCGCTGCACCCGCGCTCCACCGCCCAGTCCCTGACCGGCCTGGACCGCGCCGCGAACGTGCTGCTCGACCTGATCTGA
- the moeZ gene encoding adenylyltransferase/sulfurtransferase MoeZ, giving the protein MSGSTLPPLVEPAAELTKEEVARYSRHLIIPDVGVDGQKRLKNAKVLVVGAGGLGSPALMYLAAAGVGTLGIVEFDVVDESNLQRQIIHGQSDIDRPKAESARDAIAELNPFVKVNLHQLRLESGNVLDVFRDYDLILDGTDNFATRYLVNDAAVLLGKPYVWGSIFRFEGQASVFWANPSDGREGIQYRDLYPEPPPPGMVPSCAEGGVLGVLCASIGSIMVTEAIKLITGIGETLLGRLMVYDALEMTYRTIKIRKDPQGDPITGLIDYEAFCGVVSDEAQNAAAGSTITPQELKDKIDREDKFLLVDVREQHEFEIVRIPGSVLIPKDRILSGEAFSELPQDRQIVLHCKSGARSAEALAALHQAGFRDAVHVGGGVLAWARQIDPSLPTY; this is encoded by the coding sequence ATGTCGGGCTCGACGTTGCCGCCCCTGGTGGAGCCAGCCGCGGAGCTGACCAAGGAAGAGGTCGCCCGCTACAGCCGCCACCTGATCATTCCGGATGTCGGGGTGGACGGGCAGAAACGCCTCAAGAACGCCAAGGTGCTGGTGGTCGGCGCCGGTGGGCTCGGTAGCCCCGCGCTGATGTACCTGGCCGCGGCGGGTGTCGGCACGCTGGGCATCGTCGAGTTCGACGTGGTGGACGAGTCCAACCTGCAGCGCCAGATCATCCACGGGCAGTCCGACATCGACCGGCCCAAGGCCGAGTCGGCGCGGGACGCGATCGCGGAGCTGAACCCGTTCGTCAAGGTCAACCTGCACCAGCTGCGGCTGGAGTCCGGCAACGTGCTCGACGTCTTCCGCGACTACGACCTGATCCTGGACGGCACCGACAACTTCGCCACCCGCTACCTGGTCAACGACGCGGCCGTGCTGCTCGGCAAGCCCTACGTGTGGGGCTCGATCTTCCGCTTCGAGGGACAGGCCAGTGTGTTCTGGGCCAACCCGTCCGACGGCCGGGAGGGGATCCAGTACCGGGACCTCTACCCGGAGCCGCCGCCGCCGGGCATGGTGCCCTCCTGCGCCGAGGGTGGCGTGCTGGGGGTGCTGTGCGCCTCGATCGGGTCGATCATGGTGACCGAGGCGATCAAGCTGATCACCGGTATCGGCGAGACGCTGCTCGGGCGGCTGATGGTCTACGACGCGCTGGAGATGACCTACCGGACGATCAAGATCCGCAAGGACCCGCAGGGTGACCCGATCACCGGGCTCATCGACTACGAGGCCTTCTGCGGGGTGGTCTCCGACGAGGCGCAGAACGCGGCCGCGGGCAGCACGATCACGCCGCAGGAGCTCAAGGACAAGATCGACCGGGAGGACAAGTTCCTGCTGGTCGACGTGCGGGAGCAGCACGAGTTCGAGATCGTGCGCATCCCCGGCTCGGTGCTGATCCCCAAGGACCGCATCCTCTCCGGCGAGGCGTTCTCCGAACTGCCGCAGGACCGCCAGATCGTGCTGCACTGCAAGTCGGGGGCTCGGTCCGCGGAAGCCCTCGCGGCTCTGCACCAGGCCGGGTTCCGGGACGCGGTGCACGTCGGCGGCGGAGTCCTCGCCTGGGCCAGGCAGATCGACCCGAGCCTGCCGACCTACTGA